A stretch of Anaerobiospirillum thomasii DNA encodes these proteins:
- a CDS encoding sel1 repeat family protein, which yields MHACYLGDDYSCFLAGNLCMEDESIMARIGRAKEMYKTGCSYDNKDSCRLLGEMIMARQGYDFDDNKAIEFYHKGCELGDWQSCDKVIDVCFEYECEDFQAVLHSYAPRSCDLVSLRSCDFINANPELFNQKCLKDKKKP from the coding sequence ATGCACGCCTGCTATCTTGGTGATGACTACTCCTGTTTTTTAGCCGGCAATCTGTGCATGGAAGATGAGAGCATTATGGCCAGAATAGGCCGTGCCAAGGAGATGTATAAGACAGGCTGCAGTTATGACAATAAAGACAGCTGTCGTCTGCTAGGTGAAATGATTATGGCCAGACAGGGTTATGATTTTGATGATAATAAGGCCATTGAATTCTATCACAAAGGCTGTGAGCTTGGAGACTGGCAGTCCTGTGACAAGGTTATAGATGTCTGCTTTGAGTATGAATGTGAGGACTTTCAAGCAGTGCTGCACAGCTATGCCCCGCGCTCATGTGATCTTGTCAGTCTGCGCAGCTGTGATTTTATAAATGCCAACCCAGAGCTCTTTAATCAAAAATGTCTAAAAGACAAAAAAAAGCCCTGA
- the bcp gene encoding thioredoxin-dependent thiol peroxidase, translating into MLEANIKAPDFTLLDQSGKSVSLKDFAGKKVVVYFYPKDSTPGCTRQACSFTESKAALAEKNIVVIGISKDSVESHVKFVEKYNLDLILLSDPELEVIKAYDVWQEKNMYGKKSMGVVRTSYLIDENGMIVQVLKRVSPDKNVEKVLDFVNKL; encoded by the coding sequence ATGTTAGAAGCAAATATTAAAGCCCCTGATTTTACACTGCTTGATCAGAGTGGCAAGAGTGTAAGTCTTAAAGATTTTGCAGGTAAAAAGGTTGTTGTATATTTCTATCCAAAGGACAGCACACCAGGCTGCACCCGTCAGGCCTGCTCCTTTACAGAGTCAAAGGCAGCTTTGGCTGAGAAAAATATTGTGGTAATAGGTATCAGCAAAGATTCGGTTGAGTCTCATGTCAAATTTGTAGAGAAGTACAATCTTGATCTTATATTGCTCTCTGATCCTGAACTTGAGGTCATCAAGGCCTATGATGTATGGCAGGAGAAGAACATGTATGGCAAAAAGAGCATGGGCGTAGTCAGAACCTCATATTTAATTGATGAAAACGGCATGATTGTCCAGGTTTTAAAGCGCGTAAGCCCTGATAAGAATGTTGAGAAGGTTTTAGACTTTGTAAATAAGCTCTAA
- the brnQ gene encoding branched-chain amino acid transport system II carrier protein encodes MKKLSLRDIILLGMTNFALYVGAGNIIFPPFIGMMSGDGVTIAGLGFLLTGVGLPVIAAIALAKVGGVLGEITAPIGVRAGIIMTVICYLAIGPFYAIPRTATVAYELAITPFYSEKDGGSMLLIYSVVYFFIALIFALYPAKILDTVGKFLSPIKILALFILCIAALVFAPSAPIEGIEPFKSEPFAQGIVNGYLTLDTLASLAFGTVIVDAIRNRGVNDSKSVTKYATISGLMAGGGLMFIYICLFKLGNESYGIASNATNGAEILSAYVNYAFGPLGNFFLAILIIVACLVTAIGLTCACSAYFHKITGIGYTKFVLAIAIFSCAISNLGLTQLIKVSIPLLITVYPAFVVMVLTSFFRSYFVNSIKVVAPPTILSLLFGVVDGFDAAGIQVLPKALTDVLPLYSSDLAWLIPSSILFVIMIVIDRAGAKKTA; translated from the coding sequence ATGAAAAAATTGTCATTAAGAGATATTATCTTGCTGGGTATGACCAACTTCGCCCTGTATGTTGGCGCCGGCAACATTATTTTCCCGCCGTTTATCGGTATGATGTCTGGTGATGGTGTAACTATTGCCGGTCTAGGTTTCCTTTTAACTGGCGTTGGTCTGCCGGTTATTGCCGCTATTGCCCTTGCCAAGGTGGGCGGTGTTCTAGGTGAGATTACAGCTCCAATTGGTGTCAGAGCCGGTATTATTATGACCGTAATCTGCTATCTGGCCATTGGTCCTTTCTACGCCATTCCAAGAACAGCAACTGTAGCCTATGAGCTTGCCATTACTCCTTTCTATTCAGAAAAGGACGGTGGCTCCATGCTTTTAATCTACTCAGTTGTCTACTTCTTTATTGCCCTGATTTTTGCACTATATCCTGCCAAGATCCTTGATACTGTAGGCAAGTTCCTCTCACCTATCAAGATTTTAGCTCTCTTCATTCTGTGTATTGCAGCCTTGGTATTTGCTCCATCTGCACCTATTGAAGGCATTGAGCCATTCAAGTCAGAGCCATTTGCCCAGGGTATTGTCAACGGCTACCTGACCTTAGATACCTTAGCCTCTCTTGCCTTTGGTACCGTTATTGTTGACGCCATCAGAAACCGTGGTGTAAATGACAGCAAGTCAGTTACCAAGTATGCCACTATTTCAGGCTTAATGGCAGGTGGCGGCCTTATGTTCATCTACATCTGCCTGTTCAAGCTTGGCAATGAGTCATATGGTATTGCCTCAAATGCCACCAACGGTGCTGAGATCTTAAGTGCCTATGTAAACTATGCCTTTGGTCCGCTGGGCAACTTCTTCCTGGCCATACTGATCATTGTAGCCTGTCTGGTTACTGCCATTGGCTTAACCTGTGCCTGCTCTGCCTACTTCCATAAGATTACAGGCATTGGCTATACCAAGTTCGTACTGGCTATTGCCATCTTCTCATGCGCCATTTCAAACTTAGGCTTAACTCAGCTTATCAAGGTTTCAATCCCATTACTGATAACTGTATACCCAGCCTTCGTGGTTATGGTTCTGACCTCATTCTTCAGATCATATTTTGTAAACAGCATTAAAGTTGTTGCTCCACCAACCATTCTCTCATTACTATTTGGTGTTGTAGACGGCTTTGACGCTGCAGGTATTCAGGTTCTGCCAAAGGCACTGACCGATGTCCTGCCACTGTACTCATCTGATCTGGCCTGGCTCATTCCATCATCAATCCTCTTTGTGATTATGATTGTAATTGACAGAGCCGGTGCTAAAAAGACAGCCTAG
- a CDS encoding SEL1-like repeat protein: MGYAYEHGQQDLKQDQAQALEYYLKACELKDGNGCRHSALI, translated from the coding sequence ATAGGCTATGCCTATGAACATGGACAACAAGATCTAAAGCAGGATCAGGCACAGGCTCTTGAGTATTATTTAAAGGCCTGTGAGCTCAAAGATGGCAATGGCTGTCGTCACAGTGCTTTAATTTAG
- a CDS encoding tetratricopeptide repeat protein, with protein MYFTLNRALIRSLLGASFLCLPLLFGTVSAAEDEIISKFKQSCEDGSAEACRNLGICYDRGDGVAVDDSMSAAYYEKACTLKDGFSCMYASMAYSEGRGVTQDVAHAQKLRDTGCALYPEGVLCEEVADEMAQKDAENLFNDNLKECENKNGSACNEVSLQYRTGDGVDINYEMSIKYAHKACDLEFATACTMIAEYYLRQGEQSSAADAFAFYVKGCEFGDALACNKVAESYVNGSGVDKDAQMASSYYEKGCNLDEIISCQYLYNFYEVDGDEERLEHIREKLAQLSDE; from the coding sequence ATGTATTTCACTTTAAACAGGGCATTAATACGCAGTCTTCTTGGCGCCTCCTTTCTATGCCTGCCTTTGCTCTTTGGCACTGTCAGTGCAGCAGAGGATGAGATAATAAGTAAGTTTAAACAAAGCTGTGAAGACGGCAGTGCCGAGGCCTGCCGCAATCTTGGTATCTGCTATGACAGAGGAGATGGCGTGGCTGTAGATGACAGTATGTCTGCTGCCTACTATGAAAAAGCCTGCACTTTAAAAGATGGTTTTAGCTGTATGTATGCATCTATGGCTTACAGTGAAGGTCGGGGTGTTACACAGGATGTAGCGCATGCGCAAAAGCTGCGCGACACTGGCTGTGCTTTATATCCTGAGGGCGTATTATGTGAAGAGGTTGCAGATGAGATGGCCCAAAAAGATGCCGAGAATCTGTTTAATGACAACCTTAAAGAGTGTGAGAATAAAAACGGATCGGCCTGTAATGAGGTATCTTTGCAGTATCGCACAGGTGATGGCGTGGATATAAATTATGAAATGTCCATAAAATATGCCCACAAGGCCTGTGATCTTGAATTTGCCACAGCTTGTACCATGATAGCTGAGTATTATTTAAGACAGGGAGAGCAAAGCTCTGCAGCTGATGCTTTTGCCTTTTATGTCAAAGGCTGTGAGTTTGGCGATGCCCTTGCCTGCAACAAGGTGGCCGAGTCCTATGTTAATGGCAGCGGTGTGGACAAAGATGCACAGATGGCCAGCAGCTACTATGAAAAAGGCTGCAATCTTGATGAGATTATAAGTTGTCAGTATCTGTATAATTTTTATGAAGTAGATGGCGATGAAGAGCGCTTAGAGCATATAAGGGAAAAACTTGCACAGCTGTCTGATGAATAA
- a CDS encoding IS1634 family transposase — translation MIYLDKTVDIPVSNVYFRQRGPDLYICEFIEPWKDDDGSRKSNRKRRIIGVPVNGERTDTQMHPNENYYKLRNLALPEANYAKVGLPGKHTSFEYAPGAVIYPAFPAIAYIALLQSGLYDKLIEAFKDSRLVDSMCFIATVYASGRTSLEALEELSTTFNAFNDAQGVTSQAASYLMRNLDTKKLRDFFKLWIPYASGSDCLAYDVTAFTSKAKLMREAEYGYTHGTVENLPLVNYALFSNERTGIPVFFDHYSGSLTDKANLKNIIDTALDRNLPENITLVMDRGMTTLDNLRHLKELKLKFIVGVPGTIKAVDEYLSSIATKEQSITNTITLKTRSGECETLYCYTEDFIWNDVKLKLHLYQSVQRRANKMADFFSSLEECKRAIADTKELPSGACIMADVKNCFVYQGKGRGRKLVLDEAIAQKYVNRLGTFALFSEPEANYTAQDALEYYRRREIDEANFDILKNDLNGLPLGIHNQSSLDGKFFILFIALVIKRTIMQRIRGFLRSNNKSYKYAVETLNNIKVEFRESEIAILESGQVEKNLDYLHQVNAPTKFAKSLLAAIVDPDGLIVKKSYLNLKVKRKKTKVRVKK, via the coding sequence ATGATTTATTTAGACAAAACGGTTGATATTCCAGTATCTAATGTATACTTTCGCCAAAGAGGCCCTGATTTATACATTTGTGAATTTATAGAGCCTTGGAAAGATGATGATGGCTCAAGAAAGAGCAATCGCAAGCGTCGCATCATCGGGGTACCTGTAAATGGCGAGCGTACTGACACACAAATGCACCCAAATGAAAACTATTACAAACTAAGAAATCTTGCACTACCTGAGGCTAATTACGCTAAAGTTGGTCTGCCAGGGAAGCACACATCTTTTGAATACGCACCAGGTGCTGTAATATATCCAGCGTTTCCGGCCATTGCCTATATAGCACTCCTTCAGTCAGGGTTATACGATAAACTCATAGAAGCCTTTAAAGATTCAAGACTTGTTGACTCTATGTGCTTTATAGCAACAGTATACGCATCTGGCAGAACATCGCTTGAAGCACTTGAAGAGCTGTCTACTACCTTTAACGCTTTCAATGATGCACAAGGAGTAACATCGCAGGCTGCATCTTACCTAATGCGCAATCTTGATACCAAAAAACTGCGTGATTTCTTCAAGTTATGGATCCCTTATGCATCAGGAAGCGACTGTCTGGCTTATGATGTAACTGCCTTTACTTCAAAAGCAAAACTTATGAGAGAGGCAGAGTATGGCTACACACATGGAACTGTAGAAAATCTGCCACTTGTAAACTATGCCTTATTTAGCAATGAGCGTACTGGCATACCTGTCTTTTTTGATCATTATTCAGGAAGTCTTACCGACAAAGCCAATCTCAAGAATATTATTGATACAGCGCTAGATCGCAACCTCCCAGAGAATATTACTCTCGTTATGGACAGAGGTATGACAACGCTTGATAATCTCAGACACCTTAAAGAGCTTAAATTAAAATTTATTGTAGGTGTTCCTGGAACTATAAAGGCTGTTGACGAATATCTGAGCTCTATTGCTACTAAAGAGCAATCTATAACCAATACCATAACTTTAAAGACGCGCAGTGGTGAGTGCGAGACCTTATATTGCTACACTGAGGACTTTATCTGGAACGATGTAAAACTCAAACTGCATTTATACCAAAGCGTTCAAAGGCGTGCCAATAAGATGGCAGATTTCTTTTCATCCCTTGAGGAGTGTAAGAGAGCTATTGCCGATACCAAAGAGCTTCCATCAGGAGCCTGTATAATGGCAGATGTAAAAAACTGCTTTGTGTATCAAGGAAAAGGCCGAGGTAGAAAATTAGTTCTTGATGAAGCTATAGCTCAAAAATATGTTAATCGTCTTGGTACTTTTGCCTTATTTTCAGAGCCTGAAGCTAACTATACAGCACAGGATGCTTTGGAATATTATAGAAGGCGTGAAATTGATGAGGCTAACTTTGATATTTTAAAAAATGACCTTAACGGCCTGCCGTTGGGCATTCACAACCAGAGCTCCTTAGACGGCAAATTCTTTATTCTCTTCATAGCTTTGGTTATAAAAAGAACCATTATGCAACGCATTAGAGGCTTTCTGCGCTCTAATAATAAATCTTATAAATATGCCGTTGAGACTTTGAACAATATTAAAGTTGAGTTTAGAGAAAGCGAGATCGCAATACTTGAATCAGGTCAGGTTGAGAAAAATCTTGATTACTTACATCAGGTTAATGCTCCAACCAAGTTTGCAAAATCTTTGCTGGCAGCAATAGTAGATCCGGATGGGCTTATAGTAAAAAAATCATACTTAAATCTAAAGGTCAAAAGAAAAAAAACAAAAGTTAGAGTGAAAAAATAA
- the xerA gene encoding site-specific tyrosine recombinase/integron integrase — translation MDFRLLDKFLEAKRVEGCSLRTLEFYAATLKKIFRSIDKDLREITTEDLRAYLDSYSASHNVSKITIDNMRRILSSFFNWLEEESYIIKSPVKRIHKVKTAKMVKTTFSDEILEKMRDACTTLRDLVIVDLLSSSGIRVGELVKLNIDSIDLNTREFIVFGKGSKERKAYFDARTKLHLEKYLESRIDNNPALFVSLTNPVKRLQISGVEIMLRKLGQSLNIPKVHPHKFRRTLATIAISKGMPIEQVQHLLGHQNLDTTMQYAMVNENNVKQSHQRLF, via the coding sequence TTGGATTTTAGGTTACTAGATAAATTTCTTGAGGCCAAACGAGTTGAAGGCTGTTCTCTGCGCACTCTTGAGTTTTATGCAGCCACTTTAAAAAAGATATTTAGGAGCATAGATAAGGATTTAAGAGAGATTACTACTGAGGATCTTCGTGCCTATCTTGATAGTTACTCTGCAAGTCATAATGTCAGTAAAATAACCATAGATAATATGCGCCGTATTCTATCGAGCTTTTTTAACTGGCTTGAAGAGGAGAGCTATATTATAAAAAGTCCCGTTAAGCGTATACATAAGGTCAAGACAGCTAAAATGGTTAAAACCACTTTTAGTGATGAAATTCTCGAAAAAATGAGGGATGCCTGCACTACCTTAAGAGATCTTGTAATAGTTGACCTGCTCTCCTCATCTGGCATTAGAGTTGGCGAGCTTGTTAAGCTTAACATTGACAGTATTGATCTTAATACGCGCGAATTTATTGTCTTTGGTAAAGGCAGTAAAGAACGTAAGGCCTATTTTGATGCCAGAACCAAGCTACATCTTGAAAAATACCTTGAGAGCAGAATAGATAATAATCCAGCCCTCTTTGTATCTTTGACCAATCCAGTTAAAAGACTGCAGATCTCAGGTGTTGAGATCATGCTAAGAAAGCTTGGGCAATCTCTTAATATTCCAAAGGTCCATCCTCATAAATTCAGACGCACACTTGCCACTATCGCTATATCTAAAGGAATGCCTATAGAGCAGGTACAGCACCTGCTTGGACATCAGAACCTCGATACAACTATGCAGTATGCAATGGTCAATGAAAATAATGTTAAACAGTCACATCAGAGGCTTTTCTGA
- a CDS encoding type I restriction-modification system subunit M has product MITGTIKNKVDALWDIFYSGGISNPIEVIEQITFLMFIHDLGKLDDQKKAASELLGTDFKSIFEGHDEYRWSNLVNITDPKRLKSIIENEIFPLIKNLNPSKESAFARYMKNAIFKIESEQKLVSVITAMEQLYQLIDEEGSAFKDNDTRGDVYEYMLGKLAVSGDLGQFRTPRHIIAMMVELVKPTVNDFICDPACGTAGFLIEAGKYLNRVHEKELYDKGNIDHYHTTMFTGYDIDRTMLEIAAMNMMQHNIEDPNINYRNGLTSPEDGVEDEKDKYTIILANPPFKGSLDKDTVAPDLKAVTATTKTELLFVAQFIKLLKIGGRAAVIVPNGVLFGSSKAHLAIRKELIEKQCLQAVISMPSGIFKPYAGVSTAILLFTKTGNGGTDKVWFYDMHADGFSLDDKRQPIEENDISDILTRYENLSEEETRARTEQSFMVPKEEIVENDYDLSINKYKEVVYEQEELPSSAEIMAELCELEEQYRKELDILKQMLESGSK; this is encoded by the coding sequence GTGATTACAGGAACAATAAAAAATAAAGTTGATGCTCTGTGGGATATTTTCTACTCAGGAGGAATTTCAAATCCAATTGAAGTAATTGAGCAGATTACGTTTTTAATGTTTATTCATGATTTAGGTAAGCTTGATGATCAGAAAAAAGCGGCAAGTGAGTTGCTTGGCACTGACTTTAAATCAATTTTTGAAGGTCATGATGAATATAGATGGTCAAATCTGGTAAATATCACTGATCCTAAAAGACTTAAAAGTATTATTGAAAATGAGATTTTCCCTCTAATTAAAAATCTCAATCCATCAAAAGAAAGCGCATTTGCCAGATACATGAAAAATGCCATTTTCAAGATAGAGTCTGAGCAGAAGCTTGTATCTGTTATCACAGCTATGGAGCAGCTTTACCAGTTAATAGATGAAGAGGGATCTGCATTTAAAGACAATGACACTCGTGGTGATGTCTATGAATATATGCTAGGTAAGCTTGCTGTGTCAGGCGATCTTGGTCAGTTTAGAACCCCACGTCACATTATTGCCATGATGGTTGAGCTTGTAAAACCAACTGTTAATGATTTTATCTGCGATCCTGCATGTGGAACAGCAGGATTTTTAATTGAAGCTGGCAAGTATCTTAACAGGGTCCACGAGAAAGAGCTTTATGACAAGGGAAATATAGATCATTACCATACAACTATGTTTACAGGATATGACATAGACAGGACAATGCTCGAAATTGCTGCCATGAATATGATGCAGCACAATATTGAAGATCCAAATATCAACTATAGAAACGGTCTTACTTCACCTGAGGATGGTGTAGAGGATGAAAAAGATAAATATACAATTATTCTGGCAAATCCACCTTTTAAGGGTAGTCTTGATAAGGATACTGTAGCTCCAGATCTTAAAGCTGTAACAGCAACTACAAAGACAGAACTGTTGTTTGTGGCTCAGTTTATTAAACTATTAAAAATTGGTGGCAGGGCTGCTGTAATTGTCCCAAATGGTGTACTATTTGGAAGTTCCAAGGCTCACCTTGCAATACGAAAAGAGCTTATAGAAAAACAGTGCCTGCAGGCTGTAATTTCAATGCCATCAGGTATTTTTAAACCATATGCCGGTGTTTCAACTGCTATTCTGCTTTTTACCAAAACAGGCAATGGGGGCACAGACAAGGTATGGTTTTATGACATGCATGCTGATGGGTTTAGCCTTGATGATAAGCGTCAGCCTATAGAAGAAAATGATATAAGTGACATTCTGACAAGATATGAAAACTTATCCGAAGAGGAAACACGTGCAAGAACAGAGCAAAGCTTCATGGTTCCTAAAGAAGAGATTGTTGAAAATGACTATGACCTGTCAATTAACAAGTACAAGGAAGTTGTCTATGAACAGGAGGAGCTGCCATCATCTGCTGAGATTATGGCTGAGCTTTGTGAGCTTGAAGAACAGTACAGAAAAGAACTGGACATCTTAAAACAGATGCTAGAGTCAGGTTCTAAATAA
- a CDS encoding restriction endonuclease subunit S, translating to MLSKSRFIEMFGRIGYDDKKYGLTALDQFCKLNPNKKEINDIDDTTLVSFIPMANVSESGDIKTSDLRQIIDVKKGFSYFKNGDVLFAKITPCMENGKGAVACNLHNGIGFGTTEFHVIRPDIQKCLPEWIYFVTVSKEFRKEAAENMTGSAGQKRVPAKYLESFKIGLPSISLQKEFVSFVHQIDKSKFILQQMIEKLELLKKSRFIEMFGDINSKDQIWTTQCLDKNAELINGKAYSQDELLDQGKYKVLRVGNFFSNKGWYFSDLELDPDKYCENGDLLFAWSASFGAKIWNEEKVIYHYHIWKIKVGHRYDKQFLCYLLNEKVESLKKDTHGSTMLHLTKQKMEKTKFIVPPISLQTEYINFSNQIDKSKLVLQKALENLVGKV from the coding sequence ATGCTATCGAAATCCCGATTTATAGAGATGTTTGGTAGAATCGGATATGATGATAAAAAATATGGTTTAACAGCACTAGACCAATTTTGCAAACTCAACCCTAACAAAAAGGAAATTAATGATATCGATGATACTACATTAGTTTCTTTTATTCCTATGGCAAACGTATCTGAAAGTGGAGATATCAAGACTTCAGATTTAAGACAAATAATTGATGTTAAAAAAGGTTTTTCGTATTTTAAAAACGGAGACGTTTTATTTGCAAAAATAACACCATGTATGGAAAATGGAAAAGGTGCTGTTGCTTGCAATCTACATAATGGCATAGGTTTTGGTACCACAGAATTCCATGTTATACGCCCTGACATACAAAAATGTTTGCCTGAATGGATTTACTTTGTTACGGTTAGTAAAGAGTTTAGAAAAGAAGCAGCAGAGAATATGACTGGAAGTGCAGGGCAAAAACGAGTACCCGCAAAATATTTAGAATCATTTAAGATTGGATTGCCGTCTATTTCTTTACAAAAAGAATTTGTTTCTTTTGTACATCAAATCGACAAATCAAAATTTATTCTTCAGCAGATGATTGAAAAACTTGAGCTGTTAAAGAAATCCCGATTTATAGAGATGTTTGGAGATATTAACTCAAAAGACCAGATATGGACAACACAATGTCTGGATAAAAATGCAGAGTTAATCAATGGAAAAGCATACAGTCAGGATGAGTTACTAGATCAAGGTAAATATAAAGTTTTAAGGGTAGGAAATTTTTTTTCCAATAAAGGTTGGTATTTCTCTGATTTAGAGTTAGACCCTGATAAATACTGCGAAAATGGTGACTTATTGTTTGCTTGGTCTGCCTCCTTCGGTGCAAAAATATGGAATGAGGAAAAAGTAATTTACCATTATCATATATGGAAAATAAAAGTTGGTCATAGATACGATAAGCAATTTTTATGCTATTTATTAAATGAAAAAGTTGAAAGCTTAAAAAAAGATACGCATGGCTCCACAATGCTGCATTTAACAAAGCAGAAGATGGAAAAAACTAAATTTATCGTTCCTCCAATATCATTGCAGACTGAATATATAAATTTTTCAAATCAAATCGATAAATCAAAACTTGTACTCCAAAAAGCACTAGAAAATCTCGTAGGCAAGGTATAA
- a CDS encoding restriction endonuclease subunit S — protein MKIMLNSHIRGFSDKLVYKSRFIELIGDPIINSLKWNIVPLKEVCSAIIRGPFGSTLKKEYFVQESDDTYKVYEQKNAIQKQDNIGNYYITHDKYRELKRFECSAGDILMSCSGTVGELYQLPEGCKKGIINQALCKFTLNKKIHPQYFIEYMTMTIGNLQTQGSGIKNIASVSYIKELPILLPPEHIQCEYINNLKQIDKSKFICLYLCYF, from the coding sequence ATGAAAATAATGTTAAACAGTCACATCAGAGGCTTTTCTGATAAATTGGTATACAAATCCCGATTTATAGAGTTAATTGGAGATCCTATAATAAATTCTCTCAAATGGAATATTGTACCTTTGAAAGAGGTTTGTTCAGCAATAATTAGAGGTCCATTTGGTAGTACTCTAAAAAAAGAATATTTTGTTCAGGAGTCAGATGATACTTACAAAGTATATGAACAAAAAAATGCTATTCAAAAGCAAGACAATATTGGAAATTACTATATTACACATGATAAATATAGAGAATTAAAGCGCTTTGAATGCTCTGCAGGTGACATTTTAATGAGTTGCTCTGGAACAGTAGGTGAGCTATATCAACTACCAGAAGGATGTAAAAAAGGAATTATTAATCAGGCTCTTTGTAAATTTACTCTTAATAAAAAGATTCATCCTCAATATTTCATTGAATATATGACGATGACTATAGGTAATTTGCAAACTCAAGGTTCTGGAATAAAAAATATTGCATCAGTATCTTATATTAAGGAGTTGCCGATTCTGCTTCCACCGGAACACATCCAGTGTGAGTATATAAATAATCTTAAACAAATCGACAAATCAAAATTTATCTGCCTCTATCTATGTTATTTCTAA
- the yaaA gene encoding peroxide stress protein YaaA — MRIIISPSKKMHVNTDVFAARAMPCCLDKTALVLERLKALSADELKALWKVSDALLDENIQRLETIDINKAISPALFSYIGLQYESMGTNCLDDEALSYLDEHLFILSAFYGYLHIFDAISPYRLEMQSRLSLGSCKNLYDFWAPSYKELFNQDGDIILNLASKEYSKAIERVLDDKKRLVTCSFVEKVGDSYKEKGTYAKMARGSMVRYLASIKADDLESVKSFDLGYSFDNELSCDNMLVFVRQK; from the coding sequence ATGCGTATTATAATTTCACCTTCAAAAAAGATGCATGTCAACACTGATGTCTTTGCCGCCAGGGCCATGCCATGTTGTCTTGATAAAACAGCTTTGGTGCTTGAGAGGTTAAAGGCATTGAGTGCAGATGAGCTCAAGGCTTTATGGAAGGTGTCAGATGCGCTTTTAGATGAGAATATACAAAGACTTGAGACAATAGATATCAATAAAGCCATATCGCCTGCGCTTTTTTCCTATATAGGGCTGCAGTATGAGTCCATGGGTACCAACTGCCTTGATGATGAGGCTTTGAGCTATCTTGATGAGCATCTTTTTATTCTCTCAGCCTTTTATGGCTATCTGCATATTTTTGATGCCATAAGCCCATATCGTCTTGAAATGCAGTCAAGGCTCAGTCTTGGCAGCTGCAAGAATCTATATGATTTCTGGGCTCCAAGCTACAAAGAGCTTTTCAATCAGGATGGGGATATTATTTTAAATCTGGCCTCAAAGGAGTACTCAAAGGCCATAGAGCGTGTGCTTGATGATAAAAAGCGTCTTGTTACCTGCTCCTTTGTAGAGAAAGTTGGGGATAGCTACAAGGAAAAGGGCACCTATGCCAAGATGGCCCGTGGCAGTATGGTGCGCTATCTTGCCTCTATAAAGGCAGATGATCTTGAGTCTGTAAAGTCTTTTGATTTAGGCTACAGCTTTGATAACGAGCTCTCTTGTGACAATATGCTCGTCTTTGTGCGTCAAAAATAA